One window from the genome of Pandoraea fibrosis encodes:
- a CDS encoding RNA methyltransferase, with amino-acid sequence MRFSDFNQRLAALGAQSVHRGRLVRVWLNAQALGTGTRRRSSEHFLPLALRNALPELTAELDALARVRAEHAGHDGSRLLVELADGQMVESVLLPRDGLCVSTQVGCAVGCRFCMTGKSGLIRQISSMEILAQVVLARRLRTVKKVVFMGMGEPAHNLENVLEAIDLLGTEGNIGHKNLVFSTVGDLRVFDALPRQRIKPALALSLHTTKAELRTHLLPRAPKIAPDALVELGEKYARDTGYPIQYQWTLLRGINDGDDELDAVVRLLKGKYGVLNVIPFNSLEGDDYQRPDRERIREIVRYLHSRGVLTKVRNSAGQDVDGGCGQLRARAVSEVQVVELRRSRAVVPNPV; translated from the coding sequence ATGCGCTTCTCCGACTTCAATCAACGGCTCGCCGCACTTGGTGCTCAATCCGTCCATCGTGGCCGGCTGGTTCGCGTCTGGCTGAACGCTCAGGCGCTCGGCACCGGCACGCGGCGGCGAAGCTCTGAGCACTTCCTCCCGCTGGCGCTGCGTAACGCCCTTCCCGAGCTCACCGCTGAGCTGGACGCGCTTGCTCGCGTGCGCGCCGAGCATGCCGGCCATGACGGATCGCGCCTGCTCGTCGAACTCGCCGACGGGCAAATGGTGGAAAGCGTGCTGCTGCCGCGTGACGGACTGTGCGTCTCCACGCAGGTCGGCTGCGCCGTCGGTTGCCGCTTTTGCATGACCGGCAAGAGCGGTCTGATCCGGCAGATCTCGAGCATGGAAATCCTTGCCCAGGTGGTGCTAGCGCGACGTCTGCGCACCGTGAAGAAAGTCGTCTTCATGGGGATGGGCGAACCCGCGCACAACCTTGAAAACGTGCTCGAAGCCATCGACCTGCTGGGGACCGAAGGCAATATCGGCCACAAGAACCTCGTGTTCTCCACCGTGGGCGATCTGCGCGTGTTCGACGCGCTGCCGCGGCAGCGCATCAAGCCCGCGTTGGCGCTATCGCTGCATACCACCAAGGCCGAACTGCGCACACATCTGCTGCCACGCGCGCCGAAAATCGCGCCAGACGCCCTGGTCGAGCTCGGAGAGAAATACGCCCGCGACACCGGCTATCCGATCCAATACCAATGGACCCTGCTCAGAGGCATCAACGACGGCGACGATGAACTCGACGCCGTCGTGCGCTTGCTCAAAGGGAAATATGGGGTGCTCAACGTCATCCCCTTCAACAGTCTTGAGGGTGACGACTATCAGCGCCCCGATCGTGAACGCATCCGCGAGATCGTCCGCTATCTGCATAGCCGCGGGGTACTGACCAAAGTGAGAAACAGCGCCGGGCAAGACGTCGACGGCGGCTGCGGGCAATTGCGCGCCCGTGCGGTTAGCGAAGTGCAGGTGGTTGAATTGCGCCGCTCGCGCGCCGTAGTACCAAACCCGGTATAG
- the ggt gene encoding gamma-glutamyltransferase: MKGISLHARWVAATGLATLSFGAMSADSTGSHSPYCETVAQCVNPMATDGMVTSSHYLATQAGLKVLQQGGNAVDAAIAVASTIAVVYPQMNTIGGDNFWLIYNARTHELRALNASGRAGERATIQFYRDKGLTTIPPRGYLSVNTVPGVVSGWDEAYRYAHASMGRSLPWRDLLRDAIHYAKDGFIVTPSLAKWSAINVDTTDKVFRNLQQFDGFRHIFLKPDGRPYQSGERLNQPELANTLTQIAEQGAQVFYKGDVAEKIVKDLQANGGLLTREDFARHRADWVKPISVKYRGFDAYNFPPNTQGFASLEILNILNRFDVKALGEGSADYYHLLVEATKQAFADRDKYLADPDFFDIPLADLLSAKHGKAQAARIDMRHANNEFKPMDPKGDTVWFGVVDGDGNAVSLIQSIYYDFGSGIVPKGTGILLQNRGSFFSLDPSHINHLAPQKRTFHTLNPAMLMKDGKPYLVYGTMGGEGQPQTQAAIVTRIVDFGLSPQAAINAPRWLYGRTWGVSSNDLKIESRVPEAVSEALRQRGHPVKVVEPFTDTMGHAGAILIDPASGMLQGAADPRGDGLAAGY, from the coding sequence ATGAAAGGCATATCTCTGCACGCGCGTTGGGTAGCCGCAACCGGATTGGCGACACTGTCCTTCGGAGCGATGTCGGCGGATTCGACAGGCTCGCATAGCCCGTATTGCGAAACCGTCGCGCAATGCGTGAATCCGATGGCCACCGACGGCATGGTCACATCGTCGCACTATCTGGCGACGCAGGCCGGATTGAAAGTGCTTCAGCAAGGCGGGAATGCCGTCGATGCGGCGATTGCCGTCGCGTCCACCATCGCCGTCGTCTACCCCCAGATGAACACCATCGGCGGTGACAACTTCTGGCTCATTTACAACGCCAGAACCCACGAGCTTCGTGCACTGAACGCCAGCGGCCGAGCCGGCGAACGCGCCACCATTCAGTTCTACAGGGACAAGGGCCTGACCACGATCCCGCCACGCGGATATCTGTCGGTCAATACCGTGCCCGGCGTTGTCTCCGGATGGGACGAGGCATATCGATACGCCCACGCCAGCATGGGACGAAGCCTCCCGTGGCGCGACCTGCTGCGAGACGCCATCCATTACGCCAAAGACGGTTTCATCGTCACACCGTCGCTGGCAAAGTGGTCGGCTATCAACGTCGATACCACCGATAAAGTGTTTCGCAACCTTCAACAGTTCGATGGCTTCCGACACATCTTCCTGAAACCCGACGGCAGGCCCTACCAATCAGGAGAGCGCCTCAATCAGCCGGAGCTGGCGAACACGCTCACGCAGATTGCCGAGCAAGGTGCACAGGTGTTCTACAAGGGCGATGTCGCCGAGAAGATCGTCAAGGACCTGCAGGCCAATGGCGGATTGCTCACGCGCGAGGATTTCGCCCGTCATCGCGCCGATTGGGTGAAGCCGATCTCGGTGAAGTACCGTGGTTTCGACGCCTATAATTTTCCGCCGAATACACAAGGGTTTGCCTCACTGGAAATTCTGAACATCCTGAATCGATTCGATGTGAAGGCGTTGGGCGAAGGCTCGGCCGATTACTATCATCTCCTCGTGGAGGCGACCAAGCAGGCCTTCGCAGACCGCGACAAATATCTGGCCGATCCGGACTTCTTCGATATTCCGCTGGCCGACCTGCTGTCTGCCAAGCACGGTAAGGCGCAGGCCGCGCGTATCGACATGCGCCACGCCAACAATGAGTTCAAGCCGATGGACCCGAAGGGCGATACCGTCTGGTTCGGTGTCGTCGACGGGGACGGAAATGCCGTCTCGCTGATCCAGAGCATCTATTACGACTTCGGCTCCGGCATCGTGCCGAAGGGAACCGGCATTCTCCTGCAGAATCGCGGCTCGTTCTTCTCGCTCGACCCGAGCCACATCAATCACCTCGCCCCACAAAAGCGCACCTTCCATACGCTCAACCCCGCCATGCTGATGAAGGACGGCAAGCCGTATCTGGTCTACGGAACGATGGGAGGCGAGGGACAACCGCAGACACAGGCGGCCATTGTCACGCGCATCGTCGACTTCGGCCTCTCGCCGCAGGCCGCGATCAATGCACCGCGCTGGTTGTACGGCCGAACCTGGGGCGTGTCGTCGAACGATCTCAAGATCGAATCGCGTGTACCGGAGGCAGTCTCGGAGGCACTGAGGCAGCGAGGCCACCCCGTCAAGGTCGTTGAACCCTTCACCGATACGATGGGCCACGCGGGTGCAATCCTGATTGACCCGGCCTCGGGCATGCTGCAAGGTGCAGCCGATCCGCGCGGCGACGGATTGGCGGCAGGCTACTGA
- the pcaD gene encoding 3-oxoadipate enol-lactonase has translation MDNLSFFDTPDGARIAYRIDGPEKAPVLMLSNSIGTDLHMWDAQIPAFSRHFRVLRYDARGHGASSVPPGPYSLAQLGDDVVALLDHLGIARAHFLGLSLGGIVGQWLGVHAASRIDRLMLSNTAAYLGPADVWDAPIAAVLQARDMRETTQTFLRNWFPAHMLDAEDPLIVPFRETLLATNRHGLAGSWAAVQRADLRHDIARITRPTLVIVGEHDTVTAATFGEVIANTIPGARLHAFPAVHLSNVEFAEEFSEVIIAFLLSSQ, from the coding sequence ATGGACAACCTTTCATTCTTCGACACCCCTGACGGGGCCCGCATTGCCTATCGGATCGACGGTCCCGAGAAGGCGCCCGTGCTGATGCTCTCGAATTCGATCGGCACCGATCTGCATATGTGGGATGCGCAGATCCCCGCGTTCTCACGACACTTCCGGGTACTGCGATACGACGCGCGCGGGCACGGGGCATCGAGCGTGCCGCCCGGGCCCTACTCGTTGGCACAACTGGGCGATGATGTCGTCGCGTTGCTGGATCATCTGGGTATCGCGCGGGCGCATTTTCTCGGGCTTTCGCTCGGCGGCATTGTCGGACAATGGCTCGGCGTGCATGCGGCATCACGCATTGACCGACTGATGCTGAGCAACACCGCCGCCTATCTCGGCCCAGCCGACGTCTGGGATGCCCCCATCGCCGCCGTCCTTCAGGCGAGGGACATGCGTGAGACCACACAGACGTTCCTGCGCAACTGGTTCCCGGCGCACATGCTCGATGCCGAGGATCCGCTCATCGTGCCATTTCGGGAGACGTTACTCGCGACGAATCGCCACGGGCTCGCCGGGTCGTGGGCCGCTGTCCAGCGCGCCGACTTGCGACACGACATCGCACGGATCACGCGACCGACGCTCGTGATTGTCGGTGAACACGATACGGTGACCGCCGCCACTTTCGGCGAGGTCATTGCGAACACCATTCCCGGTGCGCGCCTGCACGCCTTCCCCGCCGTGCATCTGTCGAATGTGGAATTCGCGGAGGAATTTTCCGAGGTGATCATCGCGTTTCTCCTGTCATCGCAATGA
- a CDS encoding cold-shock protein — protein MDTGTVKWFNDSKGFGFITPDAGGDDLFAHFSEVRGDGFKTLAENQKVTYETKRGPKGMQAANITPQ, from the coding sequence ATGGATACCGGTACCGTTAAGTGGTTCAACGATAGCAAGGGCTTCGGCTTCATCACGCCTGACGCTGGCGGCGACGACCTGTTCGCTCACTTCTCCGAAGTTCGAGGCGATGGTTTCAAGACGCTCGCTGAAAACCAGAAGGTGACGTACGAAACGAAGCGTGGCCCGAAGGGTATGCAGGCAGCAAACATTACCCCGCAGTAA
- a CDS encoding LysR family transcriptional regulator: MAEFTLHDLQCFDAVIREGSFQAAADVLHRTHPAVFAAVARLERQTGLALLDRSGYRVRLSEAGQAFYRRAQPLLREAAGLRQHAAQWAMGEESELNVVVGDLCPRGLLLGLLARFFAQCPHTRLQLHFETVGGPMERLKAGDADLILHRVDKHDADIAWIDLCKVRLVPVAAPQMLTASLPRVVRPADMRGYTQCVMRDSARQPSGESFFVIDGAHQCTVADQAMKKDVILHGLGWGHLPMHLIEDELRSGALKSIAGRYLPVHTEDVVAARRTDGPHGPVANRLWAYLRQEVEGLGEVVSETD; the protein is encoded by the coding sequence ATGGCGGAATTCACCTTGCACGACCTGCAATGCTTCGATGCCGTGATCCGAGAGGGGAGTTTTCAAGCGGCGGCCGACGTGTTGCATCGCACGCATCCGGCTGTGTTTGCCGCCGTGGCGAGACTGGAGCGGCAGACCGGGCTCGCGTTGCTGGATCGCAGTGGCTATCGCGTGAGGTTGAGCGAGGCGGGGCAGGCGTTCTACCGGCGCGCGCAGCCGTTACTTCGCGAAGCGGCGGGCTTGCGACAGCACGCGGCACAGTGGGCAATGGGCGAAGAAAGCGAGTTGAACGTGGTGGTGGGCGACCTCTGTCCGCGGGGTTTGCTTCTGGGGTTGCTTGCGCGCTTCTTTGCGCAGTGCCCTCACACGCGTCTGCAATTGCATTTCGAGACCGTCGGTGGGCCAATGGAACGGCTGAAGGCAGGTGATGCCGATCTCATCTTGCACCGTGTGGACAAGCACGATGCCGACATTGCGTGGATCGATCTGTGCAAAGTGCGGCTTGTCCCAGTGGCGGCGCCGCAAATGCTCACCGCATCATTACCGCGTGTGGTGCGTCCGGCGGATATGCGCGGTTACACCCAGTGTGTGATGCGCGATTCGGCGCGGCAGCCAAGCGGCGAGAGCTTCTTCGTGATCGATGGAGCACATCAGTGCACGGTGGCCGATCAGGCGATGAAGAAAGATGTCATCTTGCACGGCCTCGGCTGGGGGCACTTGCCGATGCATCTGATCGAGGATGAATTACGCAGTGGGGCACTCAAATCCATCGCGGGCCGATATCTGCCGGTGCACACGGAGGATGTTGTGGCAGCGCGGCGCACCGATGGCCCTCACGGGCCGGTGGCGAACCGTCTGTGGGCATACCTCCGTCAGGAGGTGGAAGGGCTCGGTGAGGTCGTCTCGGAGACGGATTGA
- a CDS encoding CPBP family intramembrane glutamic endopeptidase, which produces MKAKPREYCFPSLLDAFFVLIALFFLELITNSIVVQLSYVVGIRPMAAYSIGRVLAYGLVFAIVLHKSQRTYRELFHEGRLSMPATLGLFTVPVVLLVPGLLLFINVIEAGVVQIFPTGDALRNAAEAYRQAGLGAIVLVCIIAPVVEEMLFRGIILRGFLKQYPPGTAIAHSAAVFGLAHLNVYQFVAALVLGLILGKMYERTRSILPGILLHMVYNTAVVVSSISIPDGMEDASIFELPAIWWLVGISCGAAGALMLHKLIGGSRVVRGHARLLDE; this is translated from the coding sequence ATGAAAGCCAAGCCCAGGGAATATTGCTTCCCGAGTTTGCTGGACGCGTTTTTTGTATTGATTGCGCTGTTCTTTCTCGAACTCATCACGAATTCAATCGTTGTGCAGTTGAGTTATGTCGTCGGCATTCGTCCGATGGCGGCATACAGCATCGGACGGGTACTAGCCTATGGCCTCGTCTTCGCGATCGTGCTGCACAAGAGCCAGCGCACATACCGGGAGTTGTTTCACGAAGGCCGTCTGTCAATGCCGGCGACGTTGGGTCTCTTTACCGTTCCCGTTGTGCTGCTCGTGCCCGGATTGCTGCTGTTCATCAATGTCATCGAAGCGGGTGTCGTGCAGATATTCCCGACGGGGGACGCACTGCGCAATGCGGCCGAGGCGTACCGGCAGGCCGGACTTGGGGCGATCGTTCTGGTTTGCATCATCGCGCCGGTGGTCGAGGAGATGTTGTTCCGGGGCATCATCCTGCGCGGATTCCTGAAGCAATACCCGCCGGGCACGGCTATCGCGCACTCCGCGGCTGTCTTCGGGCTGGCGCACCTGAACGTCTATCAGTTCGTGGCCGCCCTCGTGCTTGGGCTAATTCTGGGAAAGATGTACGAACGGACCCGCTCGATCCTCCCGGGCATTCTGTTGCACATGGTCTACAACACAGCGGTGGTCGTGAGCAGCATCAGCATTCCGGACGGCATGGAAGACGCATCGATCTTCGAGCTGCCCGCCATCTGGTGGCTGGTAGGTATCTCCTGCGGAGCCGCAGGCGCATTGATGCTGCATAAGTTGATCGGTGGCAGCCGTGTGGTGCGGGGCCACGCCCGACTTTTGGATGAGTGA